GCTGCTACCGGAGATGTCATCGCTACGATTGATGGGGATTTGCAAAACGATCCAAGAGATATCCCGCTGATGCTTGAGAAGATGGAAAAGGAGGGATGGGATGTGGTTGCTGGCGTTCGCGCAAATCGACAAGACGGACTGGTTTTAAGGAAAATCCCCAGCAAAATAGCAAACTGGATCATACGAAAAAGTACAGGAGTCTATCTGCATGACTATGGATGTACACTGAAGCTCTTTAAAAAAGATGTAGCAAAAAACTTGGGTCTTTATGGTGAGCTTCATCGGTTCATTCCAGTCCTTGCGAAACTGTATGGTGCCAAAATGACAGAGATGAATGTGCGCCACCATCCACGACTGCATGGCCAGAGCAAATATGGCATAGGTAGAACGTTCAAGGTGATTAGCGATCTTTTACTTATGCTCTTTTTTCAAAAATATGGCACAAAACCGATGCATCTTTTCGGGACCCTTGGATTTGGCATGTTCGGGATAGGTATGCTTATCAATTTCTATCTGTTTCTTCTCAAACTTTTTGGCAACGACATCGGTGGACGCCCTCTTTTGATACTTGGAGTAATGCTGACCCTTGGCGGTATCCAACTGATCACTACCGGTTTTTTGGCAGAAATCATGATGCGAACATATTATGAATCACAAAATAAAAAGCCTTATGTCATTAAAGAGATTTATGAGGGTTCAAAAGCTTGAAGAAAAAATTCAAAACTTTTCTCAAAATAGGCCTCTCTATTGGCCTACTTGTTTTCGTACTTTCTCAAATCGATATCAATAAACTTTTTCAAATTCTAAAAAAAAGCGATCCATGGTGGCTCCTCGCTGCATTTATATTTTTCAATCTTTCCAAAGTTGTCAGTTCCGTTCGTCTCAACTACTATTTCAAAGATATAGGAGTCTATCTGAAAGAGAAAGAGGCGCTGATTTTATACTATGTGGGAATGTTTTACAATCTCTTTTTACCGGGTGGTATCGGCGGAGATGGTTATAAAGTCTATCTTTTACAAAAAGTTCATGCACCTGGAGTCAAAGAACTTATCCAGGCCATGCTGCTCGATCGCCTCAGCGGACTCGCCGCACTTCTCTTTCTTGCCGGTATTCTTTTTGTATTTAGTTCCTATACAGCTCTTTTTCCACCACTTATGTGGTTAGCTTTGGCTGGCTCTATTCTGGTCTATCCAATCTTTTTATATCTTCATAAAACTATCTTCAAAAGATTCCTGACCTTTATTGTCCAAACAACATTTCTTGGACTCTCAGTACAGATACTGCAACTTGTATCGGCTTTTTGCCTTATATACGCCCTTGGAATTTCGGAGCATCTGATAGATTATCTTACCCTTTTTCTCATCTCAAGTGTCGTTGCGGTTCTGCCTCTGACGATAGGCGGTGTCGGAGCAAGAGAGTTCACCTTTTTGTATGGATTGAAACTTCTTCATCAAGACCCATCAACGGGTATCGCTTTTAGTTTTCTCTTTTTTTTGATTACCGCCATTTCATCGGCAATAGGCCTCTTTTTCGTTCACAATCCTCTACAATCTCACGAGTGAACCCCTCTTGATGACTGCCTCTACTTTTCCATCCAACTCCTCACCATACAGTGCAGGTGTATCTATTTTCGTTTTTGCATTTGGATCAAATATAACCAAATCCGCTTCGTAACCCGGAGTAATCTGTCCCACTCTTTTTTCTATAAAGCAGGCCGGGTTCGCGCTGGTCAGTTCCACCAGTTTCGTAGCTCTTATGATGTTCGATTTTACCAACTTGGTATAGAGGAGAGGTAGATAATAGAAAATGGATGATATGCCAAATGCCGCTTCATCAAAGCTGATATCTTTATGGACATTCGATTTTGGCGAATGCAGTGACGTCAAAAGATCTATTTTACCAGCTTGCAGGGCCTGCACCAATGCTTCTCTCTCCTCTTCCTCACGAAGCGGAGGTGATATTTTTGCCAATGTATTGTACTCTTTGCAGCTCTCATCATTTAAAAGCAGATGGTGAACACTCACCTCGGCAAAACACTTTCTGCTTTTTGCAATTCTCTCTAGGCTTTTTGCTGTCGAAACGTTTTTAAACAAAACCCCAACACCGTAATGCTCACTGTATTCAATTATTTTGGCTACTTCTGCAATCTCTTCGAGGTTGTCTATCCCTCCCAAACCAAGTTCAAAAGAGGTCCTACCCTCATTCATAACACCTACATCTCTAAAAACACTGTTTTTGGGCTCTATAAAGAGTGGGACTTGCAGCATCTTTGCATACTCAAAAATCCTGGCCATCAGGTATGGATTGATATCGGAAGTGGTATAGATCCCTTTTGCACCGTGCTTGAAGAGTATGGAAATCTCACTCAATCTGTCTTTGTCTTGCAGTGCTAAAATCACGGGGACTATCTCTTCATTTTCTTGCTGGGAACAGATGAAATCAAGAGTGATCTCATTACAAATTGGCGGCTCGCTATCAGGTACTAAAGCTATTGTGGTAACACCACCTTTTCTGGATTCATCGATACATTTTTTGAGATTGGAGGAGCTGATCTTATCGTCATGTACGCGCACATTCAAATCTATCAGACCGGGCATTACCATCTTCCCACTGCAATCGATCACCTCTTCATCGTTGAATCCGGTGCCTATCTTTTCAATTCGACCGTTTTTGATCAAGATATCCGCTTGAAGCTCTTTGTCAAAATCTATTATATGCGCATTTTTAATGAGCATATTTCTCCTTTATCTCTTTGAGTTTTTCCAAAAAAACTTTCGCTGTAGCCCCACCAACCAATGCCCTGGTCAACTTTTCTCCCTTTTCGTTCAAAAAGTAAAAGGTAGGCGTTCCATAGGCTTTGAGATTATGTTTTGGAGCATCTTTGAGCTTTATTTTCAACGGAATAAAATTGTTTTCAACATATTCGGCCAGCTCTTCGTTTTCAAAAGCCACATCATCCATATATTGGCATGTGATACAGTTTTTTTGACTGATCATAACCATGATCGGCTTATGCTCTTTTTTAGCAAGTTTGAGCGCTTTTTCGTAAGATTCTATCCAATCAAACTCTGCTGCAAAGAGTGCAACAGCAAAAAGTAGTATTAAAAGCTTTTTCATCGGTATCTCCTTTTTACTTCTTCAAGTATACTCAAAAACTCTTTAGGATTCTTAAATCCCACAATACGAAGAGAGCGTATCTCCTTACCGTTTTTATCAAAAAAGAGAATCGCCGGTGGACCAAAAATGCCAAAACGCTTCATAAAAGCTTTATCTTCTTTTGAGTTGTCGCTCACATCTAGCCTTAAAGCCAAGAATTCCTTTCGTAATGCAGCCTGTACTTTTGGATCTGCAAAGGTGATCTCTTCGAGTTCCTGACAGCTTGCACACCATTTTGCGGTAAAATCCAACATAACCGGTTTATCAGAATTTTTCAATAATTTTTGAAATTCATCAAAACTTTGTACCTCCTGAAAAAGTGGTTTTTGTAATGTTGAAACCTCTGTTATAGCTCCTTTCGTTTTCAAAACTTTTAAAGGATCCAATGGATTGCTAGCTCCTGTAAAACTTCCAATCATCAAAAAGATCCCATAGACAAAAAAAACGATACCAACGCTCTTCTTAAGATACACAAACCAGTGAGCATCTTTTTCTATTCCCTCCAAAGTTCTCATATAAACTGCACTTCCTATAAAAAGCATAGCCCACAAGAAAAGAGAAATAGAATCAGGAAGTATACGTGACAGCATCCAGATAGCAACTCCTAGCATCACCACGCCAAATACAGCATTGACCGCCTGCATCCACCCGCCTGGTTTTGGCATGAACTTGCCAGCACCAGTACCTACCAGTATCAGAGGCATACCCATCCCAAGGCTCATGAAAAAAAGAGCCGCTCCACCGAGCATTGCATCACCGGTCTGACCGATGTAGATAAGCGCTCCGGCCAGTGGTGGTGCGACACAAGGCCCAACGATCAATGCAGAAAGAAAACCCATGATCGCTACACCGATTAGTCCACCCTTGTGACTAGCCTCATCACTTTTTTGCGCTATTTTAGTCTGCCAGGAAGCCGGAAGCCCTATTTCATAAAACCCAAACATACTCAAAGCCAGTGCTACAAAGACCGCAGCGAATAGAACAATCGCTACAGGATTTTGCAAAGCTGCCTGTAGATTCGCTCCAAAGAGCCCGGCAAGTACTCCTGCAATCGTATAGGCAATAGACATCGCCAATACATAAACAACCGAATAGAGAAACGCTTTTTTGGTATTCATGTTTTTCGCACCGACGATCAATGAAGAGAGAATAGGAAACATCGGAAAGACACAAGGAGTAAGTGCCAGTAAAAATCCAAATCCAAAAAAGGTTGCCAGTATCACACCGATCGACTGCGTTTTTAGTGTTTGTGTTATAGACAACTCCTCAGAGAGCTCCTCACTCTTTTTTGTCTTCTCTTGCGATGTGTCTGGGATGGAAAATGTAAATATTTTTTTCTGGGGAGGATAACAGATGCCAACTTCGTTACATCCTTGATAATCAAATTCGACCTTAATGTTACCGGTACCGAATTCCTGTATTGGAATCGCAATGGTAAGGTTACCCTCGTAAACCTTTTCTCCATGCAGTTCTATCGGTTTGGGAAGATATTTTTTGATGTCAATCTCTTTTTTTTCCGGTTCAATCTCAGTTAGTTTAAAGTACTTTTGATATAGATAGACTTTTGGAGCCATCTCAACCGTGATCTTGATCTTATCTTTTTGTACTTGTAGATTTGGTTTGTAGGCTTTTTCGACAGGAACAATCTTGACTTCCTGGTCCACGAAACCGAATGCCAGCAACGAGGAGACCATGAAAATGGTGTATAATAGAAAACGCATGAGAAACTCCTGCAATTAATTTATGAGACTGACAATATTTTAACCTAAAACTATTTATGATTTGTAAATAAAAAAAACTAATGAAGGGCATTTATGGCAAATAGACTCGAAAACGAGAAATCTCCTTATTTACAGCAACACAAAGACAATCCAGTCGATTGGTATCCATGGGGTAAAGAGGCTTTTGAAAAGGCAAAAAAAGAGAACAGACTCATATTTTTGTCCATCGGATACAGCAGCTGTCATTGGTGCCATGTGATGGAAAAAGAGGTTTTTGAGAACGAAAAAGCTGCAAAAGTGTTGAATGAGCATTTTGTCAGTATCAAAGTGGATAGAGAAGAGAGACCCGACATCGACAAATATTATCAAGAGGTATATCAGCTACTCAATCAACGACCAGGCGGATGGCCGCTTTCGATCTTCATGACTCCGGATAAAAAGCCTTTCTATGCAGCCACGTATATTCCACTGGAACCAAAATACGGGATGCCCGGATTTATACAGCTTCTTCAAAACATGGTAGAGGTCTTTGAAAAAAAACCGCAGGATATCGAACATCAGGCACAAGAGGTTCTTCGTTTCATGAAACCGGCGAACCCGCAAAAGGCTGTACGCTTTGATGAAAGTATCGCACATAAATTCGTAGAGACTACGAAACGGTTTTTTGATCAAAACCATGGAGGATTCGGAAGCAAACCAAAATTTCCACACACATCCACTATCAATACGTTACTTGATGTGTACCGCCTTACCGGTAACGAAGAAGCGTTACATATGGCTACATATACCTTGGACAATATGGCCAAAGGGGGTCTTAGAGATCTTGTGGATGGTGGGTTTTGCCGCTACAGTGTCGATGAGAAATGGCTTGTACCCCACTTCGAAAAGATGGCCTATGATAATGCCTTGTTGATGGAGAGCTATCTGAAAGCCTATCATGCAACGAAAAATGAGATGTATAAACAGATCGCTTTTGAAACAGCCGATTTTATCGCGACATATATGAGCCAAAAGGGGCTCTTTTTCAGTGCAAGCGATGCCGATAGCGAAGGCGTAGAGGGAAAATATTTTGTCTATAGCTACGATGAGGTTGTCCAAAAACTTCAAGAGGATGGTTTTAGCGAGGAAGAGATTAAAACCGTTTTGAATAAACTGGGTATTACTAAATCTGGCAATTTTGAGGGAAAAAATATCCCAAGAAGCGAAGAATTGGAACTTTGTGAAACGAGTAAAAGAGCTTTGAAGTCTCTAAAAGATCTACGAAAAAGCAGATGCTATCCCTTTATCGATAAAAAAATCATCACCAGCTGGAATGCGATGATGATCAAATCTCTTTATATAGCTAGCAGAATCGATACAAAATATTTCGAAATTGCCGAAGAATCACTGCAAAAGCTTCTTGAGACTATGCTCATAGACGATCATCTCTACCATGCAACACTTATCGATGAAAAACCAACAATTCCGGCCTTTTTGGAAGATTACGCCTATTTGGCTACAGCCCTTCTTGAAGCTTACAAAACGACACTCAATGAAGAGTATCTTGCGAAAGCAAATCTTTTGGTTAACGATGCAATAGTGAACTTTTTTGATGAGGGGCGCTGGTATTTTAGTAAAGGCGAAATCGTCACAGAAGCAGAGCACACCGACACCTCCTATCCAAGCAGTGCCGCAGTTATAGTGGATGCTATGCTGACTTTAGGAACGATTTTGGATCCAAAGTATATTCAATTCTCCTTTCTATCGATCGAATTTTATAGTGAGAAAATCTATAAGTACCTTCCTTGGGCGGCAAAATTTGTCGAAGATGTATTACGATTTGTCTATCAAGATCGCGTCATCAAGGCAAATGAAGAAGATCTAATCCAGTGCATTGGATCCATCGACTTTGTCAAATACCCTTTTGTTCTTGTAAAAGAGGAGGAGATGGAGGGATTCATGCTTTGTGACCGTGCAAAATGTTTTTCACAAAGCAAATCGTGCGATTCTATCCTAAAGGCTATCGATGAGTGAGAGTGCGATAGTTGGTGGAGGCTGCTTCTGGTGCCTCGAAGCTATTTTCCAACGAGTAAAGGGCGTGCATAGAGTTACGAGCGGATATGCGGGATGTAGAAGGCAAAATCCAACTTATGAACAAGTTTGCACTGGTACTACAAAATGCGCCGAAGTCGTCAAGATCGATTTCGATCCACATATCATCAATTACGAGGAACTTTTACATATCTTTTTTGCCGTGCACGATCCTACGCAACTCAATAGACAAGGCGCCGATATTGGAACACAATATCGTTCAGTCATATTTCCTTTAAATGAGGAGCAAAAAGCGATAGCACAAAAAGTGATACAAAAGCTCAACCCCTATTTCGAGAACAAAATAGTGACAACTATTGAAAATCCCGGAACATTCTATGAAGCGGAGAGCTATCATCAAAACTACTACAATACCCATCCAGATCAGGGATATTGCCAGGTAGTCATCGCCCCAAAACTGAAAAAATTCATGAATATGTTCCAAGAGTATCTACAATGATAAAACTAGCCTTTTTATTGGCTCTCCTTTTTATCGTTGGTATTTTAAAAATAGTCAAAGAGTACGAAGGGGATAAAAGAAAGTTTCTATTTGATATCTTTCTTCTTCTCTTTTTACTTTTCGTAACAAGTTTCAGCAAATATGCAAGAGTCTACCTACCTCTTTTTGTCACACACATTGTGGCACTTATTTTCGCATGGGGATGGTTCTATATCTACCTTTTCAAGAAAACAAACAGAGTCTATCCCGTTTTTCTACCACTACTCACAATAGCTTTTTTTTTCATATTAGGAGAAGTGACCTCATCGATGTAATCTAGTATTTTTTTCCACTGTTGCACTTTTTCTTCAAATGACATGGCCCTATATGCTGGAGATGGGGAGGGAAGATAGTATCGTGGCAAGTTCACATGTGAAAACTGTTTTTCAAAAAGCTGCTGAGATTTTCTACCTGTGAAAAAAATTACCTCTATATTTGGATATGTTTTCAGTAGCTTTTCGATGTCATTAACTTCAATTGAAGAGAGTGAGCTATCCAAGGAGTTTTCTCTTATGCATCCCTTTACCATATCCCACAAAGCGATATGGTGCCTTTTTAAAAACTCCTTTTTCTCTTCAAGTGTATCTGGAACCTTTTGCTTAAAAACGTCTGCAACTATTTTCCAAAACTGGTTTTGCGGATGGCCATAGTAAAAACCGATTTCTAAAGAAGCAAAACTGGGGAAAGAGCCCAGAATCAATACTTTAGACTCTTTGTCAATAAAAGGCTCGAAAGGATGGAACTCTTTCATGTTTTGAAATGGTTGATCATCGCTTCGAGATCTTTGGTTGACTGCAGCAGTTCGTTTGCCAAGGAAGCGATCTCGTTAATATCTGCTTTGTTGCTTTCAGAAAGCTCTGCCAAATGAGAGATTTTAGCCGCAATAGATTCGATAGTTTGAGAAATTTCAACAGAATTTGCATAAGAAACTTCACTCTTTTTCGCACTCTCGTTGAGATTTTGCGATAGCTGCTGGATGATGGTTGTCGAAACTTGATTTTTTTGCACAAGACTTTTCATATGCTTGGAGTTTTTATCGATAAACGTATGGGATTTTTTAATGCTATCTATGATATTTTTGATGATGTTTGTAATCATTTCTAGCTCTTTTTGCGTCCTCTCTGCCAGCTTTCTCACTTCATCTGCGACAACACTAAACCCTTTTCCATGTTCGCCAGCTCTAGCTGCTTCAATAGCGGCATTGAGCGCCAATAGATTGGTTTGAGAAGCGATATCCGAAATAATATCTGCAACATTTTCCACCTCTTTGATCTGTTTTTCTAGAATTTCAAAATTTTTGTTGATACTCTCTTCTGTTTGTGAAGTGATATCGATCGTTTTGGAGATTTCATTGATATTCTCCATCACCTCATCCATTTTTTTCGTTGCATCGAGTATTTTTTCCCTTGCCTCTTTCGCCATAGCCTCGTTGTATTGACTCTTCTCTTTAATCTCGTTCGCCAGTTGGACACTCTCATTGGCCTGTTTGGACTCTTCCATGGCTCTATTTAAAAGATTTGTGGATATTTTGTCTATGCTTTGCGCCACATCCACAACATTTCCAAGCTGATCTTTCGTTTTTTGAATCGTTTGTGCTATTTTTGCTATGAACCGATTCAAATACATCGTAGCAATTCCGATTTCATCGGTAGAGTCTTCAGGGAGTCGTTTGGTAAGGTCTCCTTCACCCTCAGCAATATCCTTCGCAACCTCATCGAGTCTCTCAACAGGCCGTAAAATGCTGATTCCTGTAATGTAATTGATAAAAATCAAAACGGCGATAACGATACCGCCCAAAATGATAAGCAGATAGAAAAATTTTCTTTTTAGCTGATCGTAGTAGTCCGCTTTGTTGGTTCCTGGCACTACCCAAACACCCCAAGGTTTGATATACCGAAATGCCGCGATTTTATGTTGGCCGGTTGCAGCTGATACATACTCATAAATACCGCCTTCTGGATGCGTTCGTATGTAGTCCACATAATCGTGTCCTGCAAAATTTTTTCCCTCTTTTTTAAAATGAACGACAAATGTCCCTTTTTTATCTACAAAATAGACATATCCACTCTTACCAATCTTGATTTTATAGATCTGTTTTCGAAACTCTGGGTCATTTATAGCATCTGGTTTAACTTTGGCTATATAATTAATCGTTTTTTCAAGTGCATCTGCGACTGAATTGATATCTTGTTTCATTACATCTTTGATTTCATTGAGTGCTATGAAATAACTGATACCAATCGTAACTAAAAAGGCACCGATGGAAAGAACAAGATTAATGATAAATTTTGATTTGATGGATTTACAGACGAAGAAGCGTTTATTACACACGGTATTGGCCATAGGAGTCCTTTTTGGCTATTTGCATACTATAATAATAAACTTTTATTTAAGTTAAACTAAAAAGAAGTGTAGAAAGAGGCTTTAAAGAGGGGGGAGAGTAAGGGAGGAACCTTACTCTACTTCTGCATCGATGACGTCGTCGTCTCCTCCGCTTTTTTTCTGCTCAGTGCCACCTTGCTCAGTCCCGCCTGTTTGGCCTTGCTCTTTTTTGTACATCGCTTCAGCAAGTTTGTGGCTCACTTGCGTAAGAGCCTGCACTTTCGCTTCGATCTGCTCTTTCGTTGCATTTTCATCTTTGAGTACGTTTTTCAAATCATTCAATGCTGCTTCAATCTGTGCTCTCTCATCTGCACTTATTGCATTGCCTACCTCTTTGAGGCTCTTTTCTGTCTGATATGCCAAAGCATCTGCTTGGTTTCTTGTCTCGACAAGCTCTTTTCGTTTTCTATCCTCTTCTTTATGTGCTTCGGCATCTTGGATCATTCGTTGAATCTCCTCTTCGCTGAGTCCACTCGTTCCGGTTACAGTAATTTTTTGCTCTTTGCCGGTCGCTTTATCTTTTGCACTTACCGTCAAGATACCGTTTGCGTCGATATCAAATGTAACTTCAATTTGAGGAACACCTCTTGGGGCTGGTGGAATACCTTCCAGTGTAAACTGGCCCAGTGATTTGTTATCTTTTGCCATCTCTCGTTCACCCTGCAATACATGGATAGTCACTGCAGGTTGGTTATCTTCAGCGGTACTGAAGATTTGTGATTTTTTGACAGGAATCGTTGTCCCTTTTTCGATGATTTTCGTCATAACTCCACCAAGTGTCTCAATACCAAGACTGAGCGGTGTAACATCAAGAAGCAGTACATCTTTCACGTCACCTTTGATGACAGCTCCTTGAATCGCCGCACCGACAGCCACCACTTCATCAGGGTTTACTGATTTGTTTGGCTCTTTTCCAAAGAACTCTTTTACTTTTTGTTGTACGAGCGGAATTCGAGTCGATCCACCTACTAAAACAACTTCATTCACTTCATCTTTGCTTAGACCTGAGTCTTTGAGCACATTGTTCGCAATGGTAATTGTTTTTTCTACCAAGTCTTCAATGAGACTTTCGAATTTTGCTCGTGTAAGCTTTTTGACCAAGTGTTTTGGACCGCTTTGATCTGCTGTGATAAATGGCAAGTTGATCTCAGTCTCCATTGCTGAGCTGAGCTCTTTTTTCGCGTTTTCAGCCGCTTCTTTGAGTCGCTGCAATGCCATGATATCTGATTTGAGATCGATTCCTGTCTCTTTTTTGAATTCATCTACAAGCCAATCGATGATTCTGTTGTCAAAGTCATCACCGCCCAAGAATGCATCACCACCGGTTGCCAGAACTTCGACAACGTTATCTCCAGTTTCTAGAATAGTTACGTCAAATGTACCACCACCAAGGTCATATACGACGATCTTTTCAGCCTCTTTCTTGTCAAGTCCATATGCGAGGGCTGCTGCAGTCGGTTCGTTGATAATTCTAAGAACATTGAGCCCTGCGATCTGTCCAGCCTCTTTTGTCGCTTTTCTTTGTGCATCGTTAAAATATGCTGGAACGGTGATAACCGCTTCAGTAATCTCTTGACCCAGATAGGCTTCCGCATCCTCTTTCAGTTTCATCAAAATTTTTGCACTGATCTCTTGTGGCGTATAGACTTTCCCATCCACATCTACCGCACAAGCACCATTTCTATCGACGATGTTGTATGGAAGTCGTTTTTTGGCTTCTTGGGCCTTCTCTTCATTACACATCATACCCATGATTCTCTTTACAGAGTAAATAGTTCTTTTTGGGTTTGTAATCATCTGTCGTTTTGCAGGATCGCCTACAAGAACTTCACCTTTATCGGTAAAGGCCACGACAGATGGCGTTGTATTTTTACCCTCTTTATTTGGTATAACTTTTGCTTCTTTTCCTTCATATATCGCCATACATGAGTTTGTTGTCCCTAAATCTATTCCTAACACTTTACTCATTTTCACTCCTTTGGATAATTATTTTTAAAAATTATAGTTAAGTTCACTAAAGATTTCTGCTACTAAAGTTGCATTTATTCGTTGCCTTTTGCAACGCTCACCTTAGCTGGCCGCAAAATTCTTTCTTTATATTTATACCCTTTTTGAATCACTTGAACGATTTGACCAGCTTTTTTCTCAGCGTCATCCACTTGTAAAATCGCTTCATGTAGATGAGGATTGAACTCGCCACCCTCTTCGATCTCAATCACTTCTATTCCGTTTTTATTGAAGGCTTTAATGAATTGATCAATTGTAAGCTCGATGCCCTTTTTGAGCTCTTTGACGGCCTCTTCGGCATTGAGATTATCATGACTTACCGCAGCCAGTGCCATGTCAAGACTATCGAGTGCCGGCAATAGATCTTGAGCGAATTTTTCCAATGAATACTCTATAGCTTGAATTTTTTCTCTCTCTAACCGTTTTTTCGTATTTTCAAAATCGGCATGCACTCGTAGATACTTCTCTTCACACTCTTGGAGTTTTTTCTCCACCTCTTCACACTCATTTTGTTCATTTTGCATTTTTTGATCTTCTTGTACTTTTTCTTGCTCTTGTGCTCTTTTTTTCTCTGCCATTGTCTACTCCTTAATGTAGTTTTTGTATGAATTGCTGGAAATTTCGAAATAGATGTCCCATGAGCAGCATTTCACCTTTTTTGTGTTCATCTATATCGATATAAAATTTGTACGCCAAAAAATTGTCATGAAACATTATTCCAGGTTTTTGTCTAACCAGTTTTTCCCCACTCATTATTTTTGGTAAATCAGTTTTTGCCCATGCATCGTGTTCTTTTGCAATTGCAAGAAGTTCGCGCATGTTATAGATGTGAAAATCCTCTTTCGCAAATTTTTTAAGTTCAGAAGCCAAACCTATTAACCCCACTTCGTTTAAAAGTTTGCTAAGAGATTCAAGGTCTAAATCGATATGATTTGCAAGAAACTCTTCCAGTTTTTCATTATAGGGTATCAAATACTCTTTTTCATTATCAAAAATGGCTACGATATATCGATTTTTGTAGTTTTCTATGGAGCGTAAATGGATATTTTCATAAATGAGATATTCACAAAATATTTCATCATTTTGAATATTTTTCAAAGTCTCTCTATCTCTCAGCCGAATATATTTTTTTTCCAATCTATTTTGCCAGAACCGTTTCAAAGACATGGCCGTTGGAATACGACCGCTGCTAACATGCTCTTTTTGCAAATATCCCTGTTCTGTCAGTTGTTTAAAATAGTATCGTATGGTAGCACTTGAAATAGTAATCGAAAGGCGTTCTTGAAGAGTTTTAGAGCTTACGGGAACATGTTTATCGATATACTCTTCTATGACACCTTCAAGTACTATCTCTTTTTTATCCATTTTAGCACTCTTTTTCTAATTTTGCTGATAGTATTATATACTATTGAGTGTAGTGTTGTCAAGTTTATTAAGCTAAAATATTTATATAAAAATGTTTTGGCAGTCTTATTGTACTAACGTATTTTTTTACGAAAAGGTTTGTCGGTGAAGTTTTTATAAAAAGTTGGTGTGAAAGTGAAGCAAATGAATGAAGAGTTTGTATCGGAAGGAGAGGTTACCCTCTAATTCCGAGCTCTTTGATTACTTGTGTATATTTTTCGTAATCTTTTCTTTTGAGATAGTTGAGCAATCGTTTTCTTTGTCCAACTAGTTTCAAAAGACCGAGTCGTGATGAGTGATCTTTTTTATGTTCTTTCAAGTGTTCAGTCAAATAGCTGATTCTTTCACTTAAAAGTGCGATCTGGACAGCAGGACTTCCCGTGTCACCTTCATGCTCTGCGAATTTAGAGATAATCTCTTGTTTTTTCGCCGAATCTAAAGCCATAGCAGCCTCCTGATTGGTCTAAATTTGGAAATGCCATTATATCCAAGAACTATATCAAATGCA
The Nitratiruptor sp. SB155-2 genome window above contains:
- a CDS encoding glycosyltransferase family 2 protein, translating into MKLSVVIPVMNEEENIEPLMKALKEALQGIDYELIFVDDGSTDGTVEKIKELADKRTKLIVFKRNFGQSLAMAAGIDAATGDVIATIDGDLQNDPRDIPLMLEKMEKEGWDVVAGVRANRQDGLVLRKIPSKIANWIIRKSTGVYLHDYGCTLKLFKKDVAKNLGLYGELHRFIPVLAKLYGAKMTEMNVRHHPRLHGQSKYGIGRTFKVISDLLLMLFFQKYGTKPMHLFGTLGFGMFGIGMLINFYLFLLKLFGNDIGGRPLLILGVMLTLGGIQLITTGFLAEIMMRTYYESQNKKPYVIKEIYEGSKA
- a CDS encoding lysylphosphatidylglycerol synthase transmembrane domain-containing protein, producing MKKKFKTFLKIGLSIGLLVFVLSQIDINKLFQILKKSDPWWLLAAFIFFNLSKVVSSVRLNYYFKDIGVYLKEKEALILYYVGMFYNLFLPGGIGGDGYKVYLLQKVHAPGVKELIQAMLLDRLSGLAALLFLAGILFVFSSYTALFPPLMWLALAGSILVYPIFLYLHKTIFKRFLTFIVQTTFLGLSVQILQLVSAFCLIYALGISEHLIDYLTLFLISSVVAVLPLTIGGVGAREFTFLYGLKLLHQDPSTGIAFSFLFFLITAISSAIGLFFVHNPLQSHE
- a CDS encoding metal-dependent hydrolase, with amino-acid sequence MLIKNAHIIDFDKELQADILIKNGRIEKIGTGFNDEEVIDCSGKMVMPGLIDLNVRVHDDKISSSNLKKCIDESRKGGVTTIALVPDSEPPICNEITLDFICSQQENEEIVPVILALQDKDRLSEISILFKHGAKGIYTTSDINPYLMARIFEYAKMLQVPLFIEPKNSVFRDVGVMNEGRTSFELGLGGIDNLEEIAEVAKIIEYSEHYGVGVLFKNVSTAKSLERIAKSRKCFAEVSVHHLLLNDESCKEYNTLAKISPPLREEEEREALVQALQAGKIDLLTSLHSPKSNVHKDISFDEAAFGISSIFYYLPLLYTKLVKSNIIRATKLVELTSANPACFIEKRVGQITPGYEADLVIFDPNAKTKIDTPALYGEELDGKVEAVIKRGSLVRL
- a CDS encoding thioredoxin family protein — its product is MKKLLILLFAVALFAAEFDWIESYEKALKLAKKEHKPIMVMISQKNCITCQYMDDVAFENEELAEYVENNFIPLKIKLKDAPKHNLKAYGTPTFYFLNEKGEKLTRALVGGATAKVFLEKLKEIKEKYAH
- the dsbD gene encoding protein-disulfide reductase DsbD is translated as MRFLLYTIFMVSSLLAFGFVDQEVKIVPVEKAYKPNLQVQKDKIKITVEMAPKVYLYQKYFKLTEIEPEKKEIDIKKYLPKPIELHGEKVYEGNLTIAIPIQEFGTGNIKVEFDYQGCNEVGICYPPQKKIFTFSIPDTSQEKTKKSEELSEELSITQTLKTQSIGVILATFFGFGFLLALTPCVFPMFPILSSLIVGAKNMNTKKAFLYSVVYVLAMSIAYTIAGVLAGLFGANLQAALQNPVAIVLFAAVFVALALSMFGFYEIGLPASWQTKIAQKSDEASHKGGLIGVAIMGFLSALIVGPCVAPPLAGALIYIGQTGDAMLGGAALFFMSLGMGMPLILVGTGAGKFMPKPGGWMQAVNAVFGVVMLGVAIWMLSRILPDSISLFLWAMLFIGSAVYMRTLEGIEKDAHWFVYLKKSVGIVFFVYGIFLMIGSFTGASNPLDPLKVLKTKGAITEVSTLQKPLFQEVQSFDEFQKLLKNSDKPVMLDFTAKWCASCQELEEITFADPKVQAALRKEFLALRLDVSDNSKEDKAFMKRFGIFGPPAILFFDKNGKEIRSLRIVGFKNPKEFLSILEEVKRRYR